The genome window TGAAGTGTGGGGCTTTCCTGAAATGCCGGCAGCAGCTTCTCTGGTTCAGGCGGAAGGACTGGCCGCATCGGCCAATTGGATTTATGAGGCGCTGGTCGGCATTGAACCGACGGTTGAAGGTCCCGGCTTCAAACGCTTCCGACTGGCACCGGTGATTCCGTTTTCCATTCCATCCTGCTCGTTTTCGTTCGCTTCTCCGCAGGGACTGATTGTCTCCGACTGGAAGCAGGACGGCAAACAGATTGCGTGGAACATTTCGATTCCCGTGGGAGCTGTCGCCGAAATCCATTTTCCGTTTGGAGAGGTCCATGACTGGACCGTCAATCGTACTCCTGTGTCTCAGGTGACAGGTGTGACTGACGTGTGTGATGACTATGTTTGTTTTGCGAGCGGCCACTACGAAATTGAAGGATGTATGGCTCCGGCTGAATAATTTTTTAGAGGAGAACAGAATGCAAAGAAGATCATTTGTAAAAGGGATGGCCGCCGGAACTGCAGCGCTGCCGTTTGCGTCCAAAGGTTCCATATGGAATGGAAAAAGCGGACAGCCGAACTTTCTCGTAATCTGCTGCGACCAGCTGCAGTCGGTTGCGCTGGCCTGCAACGGAAACCCGGATGTCAAAACCCCGAATATTGACCGGCTGGCCCGTGAGGGCTGTTCGTTTCGCCGGGCCTATTGCAACAATTCAGTCTGCATGCCGGCTCGCGCCACGATGATGACCGGGCTGTATCCCCGGCAGCACGGATGCATTACCAACGGCACCAAACTGCCGGAAGACATTCCGACGCTGCCGCAGGTACTTTCTCGTCACGGCTATCGGACTCATGCGGTCGGTAAACTGCATTTCCAGCCGCTTTCCTCGCGGGATTCGGCAGAGTCCCTCGACAGCTGGATGGATGGAACCATCACGTCGCTGCCGGATAACTATTACGGTTTTCAGAGCAGTGACTTTATCGGCGGACATGTCAATTACTGCTTTGGGGACTACACCAATGAGCTGCGCAGGGACCATCCCGGAGTATATGAAAAATACAGCCGGGAACATGCGTTTTGGCGTTCGGAGGGAATGCATCAGACATGGAAAATGACGGTTCCGCCTGAACTGCATTACAACACGTGGATTGCAGAAAAAACCATCCGGGTTATGGACGAGAACAAAGACAACCCGTTTTTTGTCTGGTGTTCGTTCCCGGACCCTCATTTTCCGTTTGCCGCCTCGGAGCCTTATGCCGACATGTATGATCCTTCCAAACTGAGTATCTGTCCGACAGCGTTTGAACCGGTGGACGAGCCGAGGACGCTTCAGAAGCGTCGTGATTTTTTTGGGAAGCAGTATCAGTTCGACGAAAAATCGCTGCGCGCAACCGCGGCTCAGTATTATGGAATGATCACTCATATTGATGACAGCATTGGAAAAATGCTGGATGCTATGAATCGCAATGGCCTGCTGGAAAACACCATCATCGTTTTCCTTGCAGATCACGGCGAATATCTCGGTTCACATCATCTTATTCAGAAAGCGGACTGGATGTATGAAGAGCTCGCGCGTGTTCCCATGATCTGGCGGGTGCCGGGAACGCTGCGCGCCGGAAAAGGGTCGGACAGTGTGGTCAGTCAGGTGGATCTGGTGCCGACCGTGCTTGACTATACCGGCATTGATGTTTCGGAATTCGACACACGCAAAAACTTTTCAGCACCGCCGGTGCTGTTTCCTGGCCGCTCATTGAGGCCGGTGCTTTCCGGGACCGATGTGCTGGAGGAAAAACCGGCTTTTCTGGAATACGATGAAGACTGGCACGCCAGCGGATTTTATCGGGTCCGCACTCTCATCGACTCGCGTTACAAGCTGATTGTTTACACGCATACTGGCGGTGGACAGCTCTTTGACCTGAAAACCGATCCGTATGAGCGAAACGATCTTTGGGACAGTGCTGAACACCGTGCGATCAAAGTGTCCATGATGGAAGCGCTTCTGCGTGAAGCGTCAACTTATGATCGTGTGGATCAGAAACGTGTATGCGGAGCATAGAAGAAGGACAATAATGATGAAAAAGATGATTTGTATTTTTGGCATGCTGGTGCAATTCGCCTGTGCGGAACTGGGGTTTGCTCCGATTTCCAACGACGGTGCCGTGCTGCAGTGCGAAATGCCAGTGAACGTGTGGGGAACGGCGGCGCCCGGAGCAACCGTGACGGTGACTTTTGCCGGGCAGGAAAAAAAGGCAGTGGCGAGTGATGGTGGCAAGTGGCAGGTGGTTTTGAATTCTATGTCCGCTTCTTCCACGGCGCGAACCATGACTCTTTCTTCTTCCGGTCATCCATCGAGCCAGTGTTCCAATCTTACTGTTGGAGAAGTCTGGCTGGCATCCGGGCAGTTGAACATGGCATTTGGGCTGGGCAGTGATAAACAGGGAACAACGTGGGCCGCACAAACGATTCCAGAACTCCATTATGTTCTGGCCTCTCGTAAAAGCGGAATTCCGGTTAACCTGATCTGTTCTGAGGTTCGGGAGCCTGAATCTGTTCGTTATGCATGGCACAGCTGGATGGAGCGTCCGGTGACTGCGGCACAGCACGGGGCTGCCCGCTGAACTATTTTGCAATTAAAATAAACAAACCGGAGTAAAAAATTATGCGAAGAATTATAATTTGCTTTCTGTTATATGTTGCCGAGCTGGCTTTCAGCGCAGCAAGTGTTGAACAGGAAGTGATGTCTGCGGACGAGTTGAGGCAGCACATCCTTGAAAAACGATCGGC of Tichowtungia aerotolerans contains these proteins:
- a CDS encoding sulfatase family protein — encoded protein: MQRRSFVKGMAAGTAALPFASKGSIWNGKSGQPNFLVICCDQLQSVALACNGNPDVKTPNIDRLAREGCSFRRAYCNNSVCMPARATMMTGLYPRQHGCITNGTKLPEDIPTLPQVLSRHGYRTHAVGKLHFQPLSSRDSAESLDSWMDGTITSLPDNYYGFQSSDFIGGHVNYCFGDYTNELRRDHPGVYEKYSREHAFWRSEGMHQTWKMTVPPELHYNTWIAEKTIRVMDENKDNPFFVWCSFPDPHFPFAASEPYADMYDPSKLSICPTAFEPVDEPRTLQKRRDFFGKQYQFDEKSLRATAAQYYGMITHIDDSIGKMLDAMNRNGLLENTIIVFLADHGEYLGSHHLIQKADWMYEELARVPMIWRVPGTLRAGKGSDSVVSQVDLVPTVLDYTGIDVSEFDTRKNFSAPPVLFPGRSLRPVLSGTDVLEEKPAFLEYDEDWHASGFYRVRTLIDSRYKLIVYTHTGGGQLFDLKTDPYERNDLWDSAEHRAIKVSMMEALLREASTYDRVDQKRVCGA